From a single Actinomyces viscosus genomic region:
- a CDS encoding sirohydrochlorin chelatase, whose protein sequence is MSPRPLVLLAHGSRRPGPSSVMSRTAQRIRTILPEVEVRTGYVELQPPNPATALAGLVDPVVLPFFLARGYHVLNDVPAAVQRHGSGTVTGHLGAEDRLVEAVAQRLHEAAAPLGGLASLDHIVLGAAGSRQAAALEEVEAVSRMLEERLGRRVTPAYLSAARPTVRDAVNAGRARGARRVGVATYLLAEGRFHRALHSTGADVVAAPIGDHPAVAELVAHRYRELVA, encoded by the coding sequence ATGAGTCCTCGTCCTCTGGTCCTGCTCGCCCACGGCTCGCGCCGGCCCGGGCCGTCCTCGGTCATGTCGCGCACCGCGCAGCGCATCCGCACGATCTTGCCTGAGGTGGAGGTGCGCACCGGATACGTCGAGCTCCAGCCCCCGAATCCGGCCACGGCACTGGCGGGGCTGGTGGATCCGGTGGTGCTGCCCTTCTTCCTGGCCCGCGGCTACCACGTCCTCAACGATGTTCCGGCAGCGGTGCAACGGCACGGCTCGGGAACGGTCACCGGGCACCTGGGGGCCGAGGACCGTCTGGTGGAGGCGGTGGCGCAGCGTCTGCACGAGGCGGCCGCGCCCCTGGGCGGGCTGGCAAGCCTCGACCACATCGTCCTGGGCGCTGCGGGGTCCCGTCAGGCAGCGGCGCTTGAGGAGGTCGAGGCCGTCAGCCGCATGCTGGAGGAGCGTCTGGGCCGCAGGGTGACGCCCGCCTACCTCTCGGCGGCGCGTCCCACCGTGCGTGACGCGGTGAACGCGGGGCGCGCCCGGGGAGCCCGCCGGGTGGGGGTTGCCACCTACCTGCTGGCGGAGGGCCGTTTCCACCGGGCCCTGCACTCCACGGGCGCCGACGTCGTCGCCGCACCCATCGGCGACCATCCGGCGGTCGCGGAGCTGGTGGCCCACCGCTACCGGGAGCTGGTCGCCTGA